A genomic stretch from Camarhynchus parvulus chromosome 11, STF_HiC, whole genome shotgun sequence includes:
- the NOB1 gene encoding RNA-binding protein NOB1 isoform X1 — translation MGHADMARVPHVVADTGAFLSAAPLQDIADALYTVPEVLAEIRDRPARRRLAALPCELRVRRPRPELLRLVTEFSKKTGDYPSLSAADLQVLALTCQLQAEIDGPGCVRWEPQDKVRLSSTPRHPEAPLHLAGFHLPAKHKPAGKGPHQPSPSPAPAESDEFGSFLYWRPPLPSIEEELRELLAITSSPEPPEQHRSSADGASAGEEEEEDEESDDEGWITPSNLKEAQQDMGHFDTAPVGVQVGCVTTDFAMQNVLLQMGLHVLAVNGMLIRRARSYILRCHGCFRTTSDMTKVFCPNCGNKTLKKVAVSVSEDGSLHMHFSRNPKVLNPRGLRRPFPSPRSTRCRRRRAASTPTTRTWWRTSASRSSACPARPGRKPTCSTPTTWPGRPRSRRTTCTAGPRTCSCATPPWAPAAAASTPTPSPRSSSRGGEGGTGPARRTHLPRCAGGSARARPLPAPGHGPGHPVPAARCPESHRDW, via the exons ATGGGGCACGCAGACATGGCGCGTGTTCCGCACGTCGTGGCCGACACGGGCGCGTTCCTGAGCGCGGCCCCGCTGCAG GACATCGCAGACGCGCTGTACACCGTGCCCGAGGTGCTGGCCGAGATCCGCGACCGGCCCGCGCGCCGCCGCCTCGCCGCGCTGCCCTGCGAGCTGCGGGtccgccgcccgcgccccgaGCTGCTGCGCCTCG TGACCGAGTTCTCCAAGAAGACCGGGGACTACCCGAGCCTCTCGGCCGCCGACCTGCAGGTGCTCGCCCTCACGTGCCAGCTCCAGGCCGAGATCGACGGCCCCGGCTGCGTCCGCTGGGAGCCGCAGGACAAG GTGCGGCTCAGCTCCACCCCGCGGCACCCCGAGGCCCCCCTGCACCTCGCCGGCTTCCACCTGCCCGCCAAG CACAAGCCCGCGGGGAAGGGCCcacaccagcccagccccagcccggccccggcggaGAGCGACGAGTTCGGATCCTTCCTGTACTGGCGGCCGCCCCTGCCCAGCATCGAGGaggagctgcgggagctgctg GCCATCACCagcagccccgagccccccgagcAGCACCGGAGCTCTGCAGACGGGGCCAGTGccggcgaggaggaggaggaggatgaggagagcGATGATGAAGGCTGGATAACTCCCAGCAACCTGAAGGAGGCCCAGCAGGACATGGGGCACTTTGACACTGCTCCCGTGGGTGTCCAGGTCGGCTGTGTCACCACAGACTTTGCCATGCAG AAcgtgctgctgcagatgggtcTCCACGTGCTGGCTGTGAACGGGATGCTGATCCGCCGGGCCCGCAGCTACATCCTGCGCTGCCACGGCTGCTtcag GACCACCTCGGACATGACCAAGGTGTTCTGCCCCAACTGTGGTAACAAGACCCTCAAGAAGGTGGCAGTGAGTGTCAGCGAGGACGGGAGTCTCCACATGCATTTCTCCCGCAACCCCAAGGTGCTGAACCCCCGGGGGCTCAGG CGCCCGTTCCCTTCTCCCCGCAGTACCCGCTGCCGGCGCCGCAGGGCGGCAAGCACGCCAACAACCCGCACCTGGTGGAGGACCAGCGCTTCCCGCAGCAGCGCCTGTCCCGCAAGGCCCGGCAGAAAACCAACGTGTTCGACCCCGACTACCTGGCCGGGGCGTCCCCGTTCGCGGAGAACGACGTGCACAGCCGGGCCGCGCACCTGCAGCTGCGCGACGCCGCCCTGGgcgccggccgccgccgcctcaaCCCCAACGCCGTCACCAAGAAGTTCGTCAAGAGGAGGTGAGGGTGGGACAGGCCCCGCCCGCAGGacccacctgcccaggtgtgctgggggctctgccagggcGAGGCCTCTCCCAGCACCTGGGCATGGGCCAGGCCATCCTGTCCCCGCTGCGCGGTGCCCAGAGAGCCACCGTGACTGGTGA
- the NOB1 gene encoding RNA-binding protein NOB1 isoform X2 — MGHADMARVPHVVADTGAFLSAAPLQDIADALYTVPEVLAEIRDRPARRRLAALPCELRVRRPRPELLRLVTEFSKKTGDYPSLSAADLQVLALTCQLQAEIDGPGCVRWEPQDKVRLSSTPRHPEAPLHLAGFHLPAKHKPAGKGPHQPSPSPAPAESDEFGSFLYWRPPLPSIEEELRELLAITSSPEPPEQHRSSADGASAGEEEEEDEESDDEGWITPSNLKEAQQDMGHFDTAPVGVQVGCVTTDFAMQNVLLQMGLHVLAVNGMLIRRARSYILRCHGCFRTTSDMTKVFCPNCGNKTLKKVAVSVSEDGSLHMHFSRNPKVLNPRGLRYPLPAPQGGKHANNPHLVEDQRFPQQRLSRKARQKTNVFDPDYLAGASPFAENDVHSRAAHLQLRDAALGAGRRRLNPNAVTKKFVKRR; from the exons ATGGGGCACGCAGACATGGCGCGTGTTCCGCACGTCGTGGCCGACACGGGCGCGTTCCTGAGCGCGGCCCCGCTGCAG GACATCGCAGACGCGCTGTACACCGTGCCCGAGGTGCTGGCCGAGATCCGCGACCGGCCCGCGCGCCGCCGCCTCGCCGCGCTGCCCTGCGAGCTGCGGGtccgccgcccgcgccccgaGCTGCTGCGCCTCG TGACCGAGTTCTCCAAGAAGACCGGGGACTACCCGAGCCTCTCGGCCGCCGACCTGCAGGTGCTCGCCCTCACGTGCCAGCTCCAGGCCGAGATCGACGGCCCCGGCTGCGTCCGCTGGGAGCCGCAGGACAAG GTGCGGCTCAGCTCCACCCCGCGGCACCCCGAGGCCCCCCTGCACCTCGCCGGCTTCCACCTGCCCGCCAAG CACAAGCCCGCGGGGAAGGGCCcacaccagcccagccccagcccggccccggcggaGAGCGACGAGTTCGGATCCTTCCTGTACTGGCGGCCGCCCCTGCCCAGCATCGAGGaggagctgcgggagctgctg GCCATCACCagcagccccgagccccccgagcAGCACCGGAGCTCTGCAGACGGGGCCAGTGccggcgaggaggaggaggaggatgaggagagcGATGATGAAGGCTGGATAACTCCCAGCAACCTGAAGGAGGCCCAGCAGGACATGGGGCACTTTGACACTGCTCCCGTGGGTGTCCAGGTCGGCTGTGTCACCACAGACTTTGCCATGCAG AAcgtgctgctgcagatgggtcTCCACGTGCTGGCTGTGAACGGGATGCTGATCCGCCGGGCCCGCAGCTACATCCTGCGCTGCCACGGCTGCTtcag GACCACCTCGGACATGACCAAGGTGTTCTGCCCCAACTGTGGTAACAAGACCCTCAAGAAGGTGGCAGTGAGTGTCAGCGAGGACGGGAGTCTCCACATGCATTTCTCCCGCAACCCCAAGGTGCTGAACCCCCGGGGGCTCAGG TACCCGCTGCCGGCGCCGCAGGGCGGCAAGCACGCCAACAACCCGCACCTGGTGGAGGACCAGCGCTTCCCGCAGCAGCGCCTGTCCCGCAAGGCCCGGCAGAAAACCAACGTGTTCGACCCCGACTACCTGGCCGGGGCGTCCCCGTTCGCGGAGAACGACGTGCACAGCCGGGCCGCGCACCTGCAGCTGCGCGACGCCGCCCTGGgcgccggccgccgccgcctcaaCCCCAACGCCGTCACCAAGAAGTTCGTCAAGAGGAGGTGA